The Euphorbia lathyris chromosome 8, ddEupLath1.1, whole genome shotgun sequence genome has a window encoding:
- the LOC136203564 gene encoding flowering-promoting factor 1-like, with amino-acid sequence MSGVWVFKNGVYRLVENPGDQHQSIRRKALVHLPSGQIVNSYSILEQILKGLGWERYYGGDSELFQFHKHSSIDLISLPRDFSRFNSVYMYDIVVKNPNVFHVRDV; translated from the coding sequence ATGTCTGGAGTTTGGGTGTTCAAAAATGGAGTATATAGGCTAGTGGAAAACCCAGGTGATCAACATCAAAGTATAAGAAGAAAAGCTTTAGTACACTTGCCTAGTGGGCAAATTGTGAATTCTTACTCAATTTTAGAGCAGATTCTGAAGGGATTAGGATGGGAAAGGTATTATGGGGGTGATTCTGAACTTTTCCAGTTTCATAAACATTCTTCAATTGATTTAATTTCACTTCCTAGAGATTTCTCTAGGTTTAATTCTGTTTATATGTATGATATTGTGGTGAAGAATCCTAACGTCTTCCATGTTAGAGACGTCTGA